In Triticum aestivum cultivar Chinese Spring chromosome 5B, IWGSC CS RefSeq v2.1, whole genome shotgun sequence, the following proteins share a genomic window:
- the LOC123113104 gene encoding uncharacterized protein isoform X2 — protein MAMATFAATPALLSPPPPYTTAPPPRGRPPRPPLRLGLRLPRRRPVTTTTPAAAHAASSLSSARGDPREAEAAVAELLRDNGASPEDAAAIAARAPGYAAMLADGVRELDELGLWASWSAGAGARAGAEMGALGFGRKVYFMGRSRRDGAVVPLVESLGVRLSSAKLIAPYVAAEGLPVLIRRVKFFKEMLFSSSGYETLIGWNAKRMIAHFSIPADEALQSTLSFFEKMEARHGGLSMLAHGDVSFPYLIKSFPMLLLCSEDKHLKALIDFLEHVGVPKPRIPSVLLAFPPIILSDVEKDIKPRIHAWEKAGIEQEYIGRMLLKYPWILSASVIENYKQTLLFFNRRKVLAFRFPVHFLVPLSKVGLTFWVVQQQE, from the exons atggccatggccaccTTCGCTGCCACTCCCGCGCTCCTCTCCCCCCCGCCCCCCTACACCACGGCCCCTCCACCCCGCGGGCGCCCGCCCCGCCCGCCTCTCCGTCTCGGCCTCcggctcccgcgccgccgccccgtcaccACCACCACTCCGGCCGCAGCCCACGCCGCGAGCTCCCTCTCGTCCGCCCGCGGCGACCCGCgcgaggcggaggcggcggtggcggaacTGCTGCGGGACAACGGCGCGTCGCCGGAGGACGCGGCCGCCATCGCGGCGCGCGCGCCGGGGTACGCCGCCATGCTGGCCGACGGCGTCAGGGAGCTCGACGAGCTCGGGCTCTGGGCGTCCTGGAGCGCCGGGGCGGGCGCGCGCGCCGGCGCCGAGATGGGCGCGCTCGGGTTCGGCAGGAAGGTGTACTTCATGGGGCGGAGCCGGCGCGACGGCGCCGTCGTCCCGCTCGTCGAGAGCCTCGGCGTGCGCCTCTCCTCCGCCAAGCTCATCGCGCCCTACGTCGCCGCCGAGGGTCTCCCGGTGCTCATCCGCAGG GTTAAGTTCTTCAAGGAAATGCTGTTTTCAAGCAGTGGCTATGAAACTCTAATCGGATGGAATGCTAAGCGCATGATAGCGCACTTTTCAATACCCGCAGATGAGGCACTCCAGAGTACGCTGTCATTTTTCGAAAAG ATGGAGGCCAGACATGGTGGTCTGAGCATGTTGGCACATGGGGATGTGTCATTTCCCTATCTCATCAAATCATTTCCAATGCTTCTTCTCTGCTCAGAGGACAAACATCTTAAGGCATTAATTGATTTCCTTGAACACGTTGGAGTTCCCAAGCCGAGGATTCCATCAGTTCTGCTGGCATTTCCTCCTATTATTCTTTCTGATGTCGAAAAGGATATCAAGCCAAGGATTCATGCATGGGAGAAG GCTGGCATAGAACAAGAATATATTGGTCGGATGTTGTTGAAGTATCCATGGATTCTTTCAGCAAGTGTGATAGAAAACTACAAGCAGACGCTTTTGTTCTTCAACAGAAGAAAG GTTCTTGCTTTCAGATTTCCAGTGCATTTCTTGGTACCGCTGTCAAAAGTTGGCCTCACATTCTGGGTTGTTCAACAACAAGAATGA
- the LOC123113104 gene encoding transcription termination factor MTERF2, chloroplastic isoform X1 has protein sequence MAMATFAATPALLSPPPPYTTAPPPRGRPPRPPLRLGLRLPRRRPVTTTTPAAAHAASSLSSARGDPREAEAAVAELLRDNGASPEDAAAIAARAPGYAAMLADGVRELDELGLWASWSAGAGARAGAEMGALGFGRKVYFMGRSRRDGAVVPLVESLGVRLSSAKLIAPYVAAEGLPVLIRRVKFFKEMLFSSSGYETLIGWNAKRMIAHFSIPADEALQSTLSFFEKMEARHGGLSMLAHGDVSFPYLIKSFPMLLLCSEDKHLKALIDFLEHVGVPKPRIPSVLLAFPPIILSDVEKDIKPRIHAWEKAGIEQEYIGRMLLKYPWILSASVIENYKQTLLFFNRRKISSAFLGTAVKSWPHILGCSTTRMNSILVLFDDLGISKKMLVPVLTSSPQLLLRKPNEFLQIVSFSKDMGFDKKAVGKIVCRSPEIFASDLENTLKKKIDFLIDFGISERHLPRIIKKYPELLLLDINRTLLPRMNYFLGKGLSKKDVCSMISRFSPLLGYSIEHVLKPKLDFLLQTMKKPLKAVVEYPRYFSYSLEGRIKPRFWIIKSRHIDCSLTDMFGKNNELFAEEYLGIET, from the exons atggccatggccaccTTCGCTGCCACTCCCGCGCTCCTCTCCCCCCCGCCCCCCTACACCACGGCCCCTCCACCCCGCGGGCGCCCGCCCCGCCCGCCTCTCCGTCTCGGCCTCcggctcccgcgccgccgccccgtcaccACCACCACTCCGGCCGCAGCCCACGCCGCGAGCTCCCTCTCGTCCGCCCGCGGCGACCCGCgcgaggcggaggcggcggtggcggaacTGCTGCGGGACAACGGCGCGTCGCCGGAGGACGCGGCCGCCATCGCGGCGCGCGCGCCGGGGTACGCCGCCATGCTGGCCGACGGCGTCAGGGAGCTCGACGAGCTCGGGCTCTGGGCGTCCTGGAGCGCCGGGGCGGGCGCGCGCGCCGGCGCCGAGATGGGCGCGCTCGGGTTCGGCAGGAAGGTGTACTTCATGGGGCGGAGCCGGCGCGACGGCGCCGTCGTCCCGCTCGTCGAGAGCCTCGGCGTGCGCCTCTCCTCCGCCAAGCTCATCGCGCCCTACGTCGCCGCCGAGGGTCTCCCGGTGCTCATCCGCAGG GTTAAGTTCTTCAAGGAAATGCTGTTTTCAAGCAGTGGCTATGAAACTCTAATCGGATGGAATGCTAAGCGCATGATAGCGCACTTTTCAATACCCGCAGATGAGGCACTCCAGAGTACGCTGTCATTTTTCGAAAAG ATGGAGGCCAGACATGGTGGTCTGAGCATGTTGGCACATGGGGATGTGTCATTTCCCTATCTCATCAAATCATTTCCAATGCTTCTTCTCTGCTCAGAGGACAAACATCTTAAGGCATTAATTGATTTCCTTGAACACGTTGGAGTTCCCAAGCCGAGGATTCCATCAGTTCTGCTGGCATTTCCTCCTATTATTCTTTCTGATGTCGAAAAGGATATCAAGCCAAGGATTCATGCATGGGAGAAG GCTGGCATAGAACAAGAATATATTGGTCGGATGTTGTTGAAGTATCCATGGATTCTTTCAGCAAGTGTGATAGAAAACTACAAGCAGACGCTTTTGTTCTTCAACAGAAGAAAG ATTTCCAGTGCATTTCTTGGTACCGCTGTCAAAAGTTGGCCTCACATTCTGGGTTGTTCAACAACAAGAATGAACTCAATTCTGGTGCTGTTTGATGATCTGGGCATCAGTAAGAAAATGTTAGTGCCTGTTCTTACATCAAGTCCACAGTTGCTGCTGAGAAAACCTAATGAGTTTTTGCAG ATTGTTTCCTTTTCCAAAGATATGGGTTTCGATAAGAAAGCAGTGGGAAAGATTGTCTGTCGTTCTCCAGAAATTTTTGCTTCAGATTTGGAGAATACCCTCAAAAAGAAAATCGACTTTCTTATTGACTTTGGTATTTCCGAGCGTCACCTTCCCCGTATCATTAAGAAGTACCCAGAGCTTTTATTGTTGGACATAAATCGCACACTGCTCCCCAG AATGAATTACTTTCTGGGGAAGGGCTTGTCTAAGAAAGATGTCTGCTCAATGATCTCTAGATTCTCCCCACTTCTGGGGTACAGTATTGAGCATGTTCTGAAACCAAAGCTTGATTTTCTGTTACAAACCATGAAGAAACCACTTAAAGCGGTTGTGGAATATCCAAGGTACTTCAGCTATTCTCTGGAGGGGAGGATAAAGCCACGGTTTTGGATAATCAAGAGTAGACATATAGACTGCAGTCTGACTGACATGTTTGGCAAAAACAATGAACTTTTTGCTGAAGAGTACCTGGGAATAGAAACATGA